AGACGCTTAATTGATTGATATAAATTGAAAAATATTTTCCTGGAGTGAGGTGTCATAAATAGGCGACACTAAGACTTATCAAATATGAAGAAATACCGATAATAAAATGCAATAAGTATATATTTTTATTTATTTTCAGTAATATCAATTAGGTAAAAATAATTTTGCGAGTTGGCATGTAATGTGCATAATATGAAGCAGTTGCTCATTCATCTTTTTATGTCGGCCCGCAATGAGGTGGAAACATGCCACATAAAGCCCGGAATGATGCCAAAGTAAGGTGCCTACCGTCCAACTCAATGATACTCGCCTTCGGGCCTTATCAAACACAGGGCGACACGTGGAGTGAGGCACCACCTACATGTTCATTGACTAGCATGAAGGTTCCTCACTGGCGGGATGGTAAAAAAAATTACTGTCCCGCCATCATTATCGTAGGTTATGCCTGTCCATCATGTTTAAGTATGCATCCGCATATTCTAATTACCTGTTATTTCAATTATCTTCTGTTTTCAACTATTATTCTGACCATTTTCAATAAGAAAATAAAAGTAACTGTAGCATCAATATCATTACAGGTTATGAGATGATTTCTTTGAAAAAATGGCGTTTATTTCCACGCTCATTGCGCCAATTGGTTGTCATGGCTTTCTGGCTGGTTTTATTACCACTATTAGTTTTAGCTTATCAGGCTTACCAAAGTCTTGATCAGCTTAGTACTCAGGCGGCTGAGATCAATCGTTCAACTTTGGCGGATGCTCGCCGTAGCGAAGCGATGGTTGGAGTAGCTCTTGAGATGGAGCGTAGTTACCGCCAATACTGTGTATTAGGTGATAGTCGGCTAGAAAAGCTTTATCAACGTCAATATCGGCAATACATGAATATGCTCGGTAATCAGATGGCAATGCTGGCTAATGCGGAATATACGAAGAAATTTAATGAATTATTATCAGGCTTGAGCAAAATTTCATGTAGTAATGGAGCACCAGAAGCGGCTGCATCTAAACTACTTGAAGAATTTTCCAGGACTAATAATCTTTTGGTACAGGAAACCCGTAATATTATTTTCAGTCGTGGTGAACAACTGCAAAAAGATATCGCTGATAAAGGACAATTTTTCGGTTGGCAAAGCCTCATTTTATTCTTGCTAAGTGCTTTCTTGATAGCCTTATTTACACGTATGATCATTGGTCCGGTAAAAGGCATTGAGCGGATGATTAATCGGCTCGGAGAAGGGCAATCATTGGAAAATCAGATTGACGCCTTTAAAGGGCCACGGGAATTGCGCTCATTGGCTCAACGTATTATTTGGCTAAGTGAGCGTTTATCTTGGCTAGAGTCTCAGCGCCATGAGTTTTTACGCCATATTTCCCATGAACTGAAAACTCCTCTGGCAAGTATGCGTGAAGGAACGGAGCTATTGGCTGATGAAATTGCAGGGCCTCTGACGGCAGACCAAAAAGAAGTTGTCAGTATTTTGGATAGTAGTAGTAAGCATTTGCAGCAACTCATTGAGCAATTGCTTGAATATAACCGTAAATTAGCGGATGGTGCTGCCGAACATCAGATCGTTTCTTTAAAAGAAATTGTGGATGGTGTCGTATCATCACATCAATTGCCGGCACGGGCAAAAAATATTCATACAGAAATTCAATTGGATATGGATTATTGTTGGGCGGAGCCTGACTTATTGACACGGGTGATTGATAATCTCTACTCCAATGCAGTGCACTATGGCGCTGAATCCGGTAACATTTGGATTTCTAGTCAGCAAGTGGGAAAAAACCTTCAAATTGACATTGCCAATACAGGAACGCCCATCCCAGAGTTAGAGAAAAGTATGATCTTCGAGCCATTTTACCAAGGAAAATTACAACGAAAAGGGGCAGTTAAAGGAAGTGGTCTTGGCTTGAGTATCGCGCAAGATTGCATTAAACAGATGCAGGGAAAGCTTTGCTTGGTAGACTCTGACTTTTCTGATGTATGTTTTCGAATCGAACTGCCATTAACCGCAGGGAATAACTAAATAATATGTATAACAGGTTTACTTACCGCTTTATGACGGAGATGGAACAGCGAAATCTTGTGACTAAGCCAATGAAAAAAATGGCTGTTAGGTCATCTATTCTGGCACGTGCTTCCACCCTGCGCTTTCGAGCCATATTGCTATTGTTTGTTCCCTATTTACTGGCAGGATGCGTTAAAACCAGTGATTCAGACAATTTGGCAACCCTGGCGCAATCTATCTTGCCAGAACCGAATGTTGCGGATTATCGTCTTAAGGATTGTGATTCAATCTGGGATATCACGAAACCAGCAGCGCTGGAAAATGGGCTTTATTGGCTGAGGTTTATTGATTGCTCAGAGCGGTTGTCTTCAACAGAAGCTCGTGAGATGGCAAAACGGTTTACCCCAGATATTCCGGCTAATTGGCATCAAGTGCTTAAGCAAAGTATTTTAATTGGCAGGGCGACTTCTGTATTAACTGAACGCCGGAAAATGGTGGAAAACTTTAATCGGTATAGTATCCAATTCCCTGCCACTTTGCGGCCATTACTTCAATTGTGGCGTGAGCAGCAATATCTGAAAATTAATCTTGCTGAAGAAAAATCTAAATTCCAGCGCTTCCAGTTTGACAGCGATAATAAAATTGATCGCTTAAAAGAAACACAAGCACGTTTAGAATATGAGCTTCATTCCATGTCCCGCAAACTGGAAAATCTGACCGATATTGAACGCCAACTTTCCTCCCGTAAACAAGAACAAAGTAGTGTTGTTACTCCTAACACGAATACTTCATCGGATAATAACGCAGAACCGAAAGACAAACCCGCAACAGACGAAGATACTAAAGCGGAAGCCAATCCTTCAAAAAACAAGCCAAAAGAAAAAGGAGCTGAATAGTAATGACGGTACGTAATTCCGCCCATCTTCTTTTAGTTGATGATGATCCTGGCTTGCTAAAACTATTGGGAATGCGTTTAACCAGCGAAGGATTTCGTGTCACGACTGCGGAAAGTGGTTATGAGGCGTTACGCATACTAGCGAGAGAAAAAGTAGATTTAGTAATCAGTGACTTACGCATGGATGAAATGGATGGT
The sequence above is drawn from the Xenorhabdus ishibashii genome and encodes:
- a CDS encoding sensor histidine kinase; the protein is MISLKKWRLFPRSLRQLVVMAFWLVLLPLLVLAYQAYQSLDQLSTQAAEINRSTLADARRSEAMVGVALEMERSYRQYCVLGDSRLEKLYQRQYRQYMNMLGNQMAMLANAEYTKKFNELLSGLSKISCSNGAPEAAASKLLEEFSRTNNLLVQETRNIIFSRGEQLQKDIADKGQFFGWQSLILFLLSAFLIALFTRMIIGPVKGIERMINRLGEGQSLENQIDAFKGPRELRSLAQRIIWLSERLSWLESQRHEFLRHISHELKTPLASMREGTELLADEIAGPLTADQKEVVSILDSSSKHLQQLIEQLLEYNRKLADGAAEHQIVSLKEIVDGVVSSHQLPARAKNIHTEIQLDMDYCWAEPDLLTRVIDNLYSNAVHYGAESGNIWISSQQVGKNLQIDIANTGTPIPELEKSMIFEPFYQGKLQRKGAVKGSGLGLSIAQDCIKQMQGKLCLVDSDFSDVCFRIELPLTAGNN
- the qseG gene encoding two-component system QseEF-associated lipoprotein QseG encodes the protein MYNRFTYRFMTEMEQRNLVTKPMKKMAVRSSILARASTLRFRAILLLFVPYLLAGCVKTSDSDNLATLAQSILPEPNVADYRLKDCDSIWDITKPAALENGLYWLRFIDCSERLSSTEAREMAKRFTPDIPANWHQVLKQSILIGRATSVLTERRKMVENFNRYSIQFPATLRPLLQLWREQQYLKINLAEEKSKFQRFQFDSDNKIDRLKETQARLEYELHSMSRKLENLTDIERQLSSRKQEQSSVVTPNTNTSSDNNAEPKDKPATDEDTKAEANPSKNKPKEKGAE